A stretch of Patagioenas fasciata isolate bPatFas1 chromosome 4, bPatFas1.hap1, whole genome shotgun sequence DNA encodes these proteins:
- the TIFA gene encoding TRAF-interacting protein with FHA domain-containing protein A, which produces MISFEEADTEETITCLHMTFYHPCQNDQMFSCLNFCRREQVRADEVAKFGRDSNVCHYNLMDTRVSRIQFSLQFYRKLNSSECCFEIKNMSKKTKLMVDQTELGYLNKIDLPWKCIILFGDYQILAETQEGVSMDYFETYFHLSEVPILQERCLPSRQPVPETGISSPSFPSQGKNPTEIDENEPWYTGEGGWSGF; this is translated from the coding sequence ATGATTTCTTTTGAAGAAGCTGACACTGAAGAAACAATAACATGTCTCCACATGACCTTTTACCACCCTTGCCAAAATGACCAGATGTTTAGTTGCTTGAATTTCTGTAGGCGAGAACAAGTCAGGGCAGATGAAGTGGCCAAGTTTGGCCGTGATTCTAATGTCTGCCATTACAACTTAATGGATACTCGTGTTTCTCGGATTCAGTTTTCATTGCAGTTCTACAGGAAACTGAACAGCTCAGAATGTTGTTTTGAGATAAAGAACATgagcaagaaaacaaaactgatggTGGACCAAACAGAACTGGGTTATTTAAACAAAATTGACTTGCCATGGAAGTGTATCATTTTGTTTGGGGACTACCAGATTTTAGCGGAGACTCAAGAAGGGGTGTCCATGGATTATTTTGAGACTTACTTCCACTTGTCGGAAGTGCCGATCTTACAGGAAAGATGCCTGCCATCACGGCAACCCGTACCTGAGACTGGCATTTCCTCTCCCTCATTTCCTTCACAAGGCAAAAACCCCACAGAGATTGATGAAAATGAGCCATGGTATACAGGTGAAGGAGGCTGGAGCGGATTTTGA